The following DNA comes from Cryobacterium psychrophilum.
CAGGGATTCACGCTCTTCACGGTGTTGCGCAAAGACCCGCACAACCCCGACGACCTTGATGGTCGCGATGTTCCGCACGCCGTCAACGAGCTCGATGACATCGTTGCGCTCGTCGAAGCCGAGGGCGTCACCGTACGCGGCTTCTATGATGTGTCCGGTCTCAAGGCCGACGCCGACGTGATGATTTGGACGCACGCGCCGGAAGCGGAGACCCTGCAATGGGCGAACCGCGAGCTGCGTCGCAGTCGCCTGCTCAAGAGCCTGCTGCCCACGTGGAATGCCATGGGTGTGCATCGCGACGCCGAGTTCAACAAGAGCCACGTGCCCGCGTTCCTACGCGGAGTCGAGCCTCGTGCCTGGCTCACCGTCTATCCCTTCGTGCGTAGCTTCGAGTGGTACCTGCTCCCCGAGGCAGACCGCAGCCGCATGCTCGCCGACCACGGCCGCAAGGGTGCTTCCTACCGTGGCGCGCTCGCGAACACCGTGTCGGCGTTTGCGCTCGGCGACTACGAGTGGATCCTGCCGATCGAGAGCGACGAGCTCGTGGAGCTCGTGGACCTGATGCGCGGCCTGCGCGATACAGAGGCGCGCCGTCACGTGCGCGAGGAGATCCCGTTCTTCACCGGTCGTCGCGTCGGCACGGCCGAACTCGTTGAGGTGCTTCAGTAATGGGAACGTACGACGCCATCCTGCTCGCCGGCTTCGGCGGACCGGAGGGGCAGGACGACGTGATTCCGTTCCTGCGCAATGTGACCCGTGGTCGCGGAATTCCCGAGGAGCGCCTCGAGGCCGTGGCCACCCACTACCGCCACTTCGGCGGCGTGAGTCCGATCAACGACCAGAACCGCGTGCTGCAGGCAGCACTGCAGCGCGAACTCGACAGCCGTGGCATCGACCTGCCCGTGCTCTGGGGCAACCGCAACTGGGCTCCGTACCTCAGCGACACCATCAGCGAGGCGCACGACGCCGGCCGCGACCGGCTGCTCGCCATTGCCACGAGCGCGTACAGCTCGTACTCCGGGTGCCGCCAGTACCGCGAGGACTTCGCGGCGGCGCTCACGACGACCAACCTTGAGGGTGTCGTGCACATTGACAAGGTGCGCCAGTTCTTCGACCACCCCGGATTCGTCACCCCCTTCGTCGACGGTGTTGCTCAGGGGCTGGCGGATGTTGCGGCGCAGCTTCCCGGCATCGACCTCGAAACCGAGGTGGAGGTTTTGTTCTCCACCCACTCGATCCCGATGACCGACGCCAATAAGAGCGGCCCGTCAGAGCGTGGATTCGGTGAGGGTGGCGCATACGCTGCCCAGCACATGGCCGTGGCCCAGGTGGTCATGAAGGGGCTCACCACTCCGTGGCAGCTGGTGTTCCAATCCCGCAGCGGACCCCCGAGCATGCCGTGGCTCGAGCCTGACATCAACGATGCCATTGCCCTGCTGCCCGCGCGGGGCATCCGTGCGGTCGTTATTGTGCCGCTCGGCTTCGTCAGTGACCACATGGAAGTGATGTGGGACCTCGACAACGAGGCGATGGAATCCAGCGAGAAGAACGGTCTCTTTGCCGTGCGCGTTCCCACGCCCGGAGTGTCGCCGGACTTCGTGAGCGGCCTCATCGACCTCGTCGAGGAGCGCCTGAACGATACCCCCGATGCCGACCGCAAGTCGGTCACCGACCTTGGCCCCTGGTACGACGTGTGTCGCCCCGGATGCTGCGAGAACGTGCGACTCGGCTTCAAGCCGGCCGTCGCGGGGGTGGCACCGTGAGCGTCATTCGCGTTGGCACCCGCAGCAGTGCCCTGGCTCTGGCCCAGACGACGACCGTTGCCAACCGCATCGCCAACTCCTCGGGCTCCGAGGTACAGATCGTGCCGATCGTGACCCACGGTGACACGTCGACCGACTCGCTCTCAAGCCTCGGCGGCACCGGCGTGTTCGCGAGTGCCCTGCGTGAGGCGCTGCTGAACGACGAGTGCGACCTCATCGTGCACTCGCTCAAGGACCTCCCGACCGACGCCTACCCGGGCCTTTCCCTCGGGGCAACGCCCAAGCGAGCGGATGCCCGCGACGTGCTCTGCGCTCGTTCCGGGTTCACGCTCGGCACCCTCCCCGAGGGGGCACGTGTGGGCACGGGTTCGCCCAGACGCGTGGCGCAGCTGCTCGAGCGACGGCCCGACCTCACCGTCGTCGACATTCGCGGCAACATCGACACCCGGCTCGGGCGCGTCGTCGAGGGAGACCTCGACGCCGTGGTGCTCGCCGCGGCCGGACTCGGCCGCCTGGGACGTCTCGACGCGGTCAAGTCCGAGCTGCTTGAGCTCTCCGCCTGGCCCACCGCTCCCGGGCAGGGCGCGCTCGGCATCGAGGTGCGCAGCGGCCAGCTCGACCGCGTGCTCGCTTCGGCCCTGCAGGCCATCAACCACGTGTCCACCGAGGCCGTCGTCTCGGCGGAACGACTTGTTCTTGCGCGGCTGGAAGCCGGCTGCGCGGCACCCATCGGCGCCACTGCGGTGCTCGACACCGGACTGTTCTTTCTCACCGCCACGGTCTACAGCCCCGACGGCACCCGAAAGATCACCAGCTCGCATGCGGCGACACCGGATTCGCATTCCGCCCCGCATCTCCACGACGCGGCGCAGGATGTGTCCGAACGCGTCGCAACCGATCTCCTGGCCGGTGGCGCGGCCGAATTTGCACCCTTGAAAGTGACCACGTGACTTCTGCACAGCTTCCACGCAAACCCCTCGCCGGCTGGCGAGTTCTCGTGCCCCGCGGCGGGCCCTGGGGCGATCAGGTTGCCGCAAACCTACGGTCCAGGGGCGCCCAGCCCATCGTCGCCCCGATGATTAATTTCGCGGCAACCGATGATGCTCCCGCGCTCAACGAAGCGCTCACCCGCCTCGCGGCGGGCGAGTTCGATTGGATGACGATCACCAGCGCCACCACGGTCGACGTGTTGTCATCGCATCGCGCGGTCGTGGCCGCAGGAACCCGAATTGCCGCAGTCGGCGAGACCACGGCGGCGGCGCTCGTGGCCGCCGGGTACCGCGTAGACATCGTGCCCTCCGAGGAGAACTCGGCGCGCGGGCTGCTCGAGGAGTGGGAGACGGCCACCGCCGGCGTCATTCCCCTGCGCGTGCTCACCCTGCGCAGCGAAATTGCCAAGCCCCTGCTCAGCGAGGGCTTGCGGCGCATCGGACACGACGTGGAATCCGTCGTGGCGTACCGCACGATCGGCGTTCCCGTCAGCGACCAGGTCGTCGCCGACGTGAAAGCCGGCCTCGTGCAGGCCGTGCTCGTGACGAGCGGCAGCGTGGCACGTCAGGTCAAGGACCAATTCGGGCTCATCCCCGAAAACACCCTGGTGGCCTGCATTGGTCCGCAGACAGCGAGGGACGCGCGTGCCATGGGCCTGCGCGTCGACGTGGTGGCCAACGAGCGCACGGCCGCGTCCCTCATCGAGGCGCTCGTCAAGGTGGCCGAAGAGCGCTGATGGTGACACCGCGGCCGGCGGCGAACGCAGGATCAGTGCGGCGCGGCGGCGTAGGGTTAGGGGCGTGAGTAACCCCGTTATCCGCCCGCGACGCCTGCGCACCACGCCCGCGCTTCGTCGCCTGGCAAGTGAAATCCGTGTCCACCCCGCCGAGCTCGTGCTGCCCATGTTCGTGCGTGAGGGCAACGAGGTCATGCCGATCCAGTCCATGCCCGGTGTGGTGCAGCACAGTGTCGACAGTGCGCGCCGCGCCGTCGTCGCCGCTGCGGAAGCCGGCATCGGCGGAGTCATGCTCTTCGGGGTTCCCGACGTGCGTGACGCCACCGGCACGGGAGCGACCGACCCGAACGGCATCCTCAATGTGGCCACGAGGGCCCTCGTCGACGAGATCGGTGACGCCCTCGTCGTACAGACCGACCTGTGCCTCGACGAATTCACCGATCACGGTCACTGCGGCGTACTCGCCACCGACGGTCGTGTCGACAACGACGCCACCCTGCTGCGCTACAGCGACATGGCCGTTGCGCAGGCGTCCTCCGGCTCGGCACTCCTCGGCCTGAGCGGCATGATGGACGGCCAGGTCGCCGCCGTGCGCTCCAGCCTCGACGCCGCCGGGTTCGAAGACACCGCGGTTCTGGCCTACTCCGCCAAGTACGCCTCCGCCTACTACGGCCCCTTCCGTGAGGCCGTCGCCTCGACGCTCGTCGGAAACCGCCGCACGTACCAGCTTGACCCGGCGAACCGCCGCGAAGGCGTGCGGGAGACGCAGATCGACATCGACGAGGGCGCCGACATCGTGATGGTCAAGCCCGCCGGCAGTTACCTCGACGTGCTGGCGGAGGTCGCCGCCATGAGCCCGGTGCCGGTGTGGGCCTACCAGGTGTCCGGCGAGTACGCGATGATCGAAGCGGCCGCAGCACAGGGCTGGATCGATCGTCGCCGCGCGGTCGAAGAGTCAATTCTGAGCATCCGCAGGGCCGGCGCTGACGCCGTGCTCACCTACTGGGCCGTCGAGCTCGCCAACTGGTTGAATGAGGAACGAGCATGACCCACAACGACGAACTCTTCGAACGCGCGCAGCAGGCCATCCCGGGCGGTGTGAACTCGCCCGTGCGCGCCTTCCGCTCCGTGGGCGGCACTCCGCTCTTTCTGGTGAAAGCGCAGGGCGCCTACGTCACCGACTCCGACGGGCGCGATTACGTCGACCTCGTGAGCTCCTGGGGTCCGGCCATTCTCGGCCACGCGCACCCCAGCGTGGTGAAGGCAGTTCAGGATGCCGCCGCCCTCGGCCTCTCGTTCGGCGCCTCGACGCCGGCCGAGACCGAACTGGCCGAACTCGTGAAGCAGCGCGTTGGTGCGGTCGAGAAGCTGCGACTCGTCTCCACCGGAACCGAGGCCACCATGACCGCGATTCGTCTCGCGCGTGGATTCACCGGTCGTGAGCTGCTGATCAAGTTCGCCGGTCACTACCACGGCCATTCGGACGGACTCTTGGCCGAGGCCGGTTCCGGCCTGGCGACGCTTGCCCTGCCCGGCTCCGCCGGCGTCACCGCGGCCACTGCCGCGCAAACCCTCGTGTTGCCCTACAACGACCTCGATGCGGTGAGGGCCGCCTTCGAGGCGCACCCGGGGCGCATTGCCGCGGTCATCACCGAGGCCGCCGCCGCCAACATGGGCGTCGTGGCTCCCGACCCCGGCTTCAACGCCGGGCTGGCCGCGCTCGTGCACGAGTACGGTGCCCTGCTCATCTTCGACGAGGTGCTCACCGGGTTCCGCGTGGGACCGGGCGGATACTGGGGCCTCGAGAACGCGACCGATGACCGGTACAAGCCCGACCTGCTCACCTTCGGCAAGATCATCGGTGGCGGCCTGCCGGTGGCCGCGCTCGGCGGTCGCGCCGACGTGATGGACTACCTCGCACCTCAGGGGCCGGTGTACCAGGCCGGAACCCTGTCGGGTAACCCCGTGGCCGTCGCCGCCGGCATCGCGACTCTGAAGGCCGTGGACTCCGCGGTGTACGAGCACATCGACGCCACGTCACTCCTGCTGTCAGAGGCCGTCTCTGCCGCGCTGGCCGCGGAGGGCGTCGCCCACCGGGTGCAGCGGGCGGGCAACCTGTTCAGTTTCGTTTTCGGCGCGGAGGCCGAGGCGCGCGCGCCACGCACCTACGCCGAGGTGCAGCGTCAGGAGGTCTTCCGCTACGGTCCGTTCTTCCACGCCATGCTCGACGGTGGAGTGTCGCTTCCGCCGTCGGTGTTCGAGGCCTGGTTCGTGTCCAACGCGCACGACGAGACGGCCATCGGCCGCATCTTCGACGCCCTTCCGGCCGCAGCCAGGGCCGCAGCAGCCGCGACCGCCTAACTCCCGGCCGTTTGCCGGGCCGATGCCGGGTGCGGGCCGGTGCCGGTTAGGGGCCGGCGCCGGTTGCACTTGCGACCAATTGGGGGGGTTTCGGTGACACGATGCTGCCCGAACCACCAGACTAGAGATATGGCATCACTGAGCGTCCACCGCGATCGGCTTGAGATTCACCTCTCCCGCACGGAGAGAACGTTGGCGGTGCGACGGGACTCACTTGTCGTACAACGGGAGAACATCCGCTCGGTGATCATTGCGGAGGATCCGTGGATCTGGCTGCGCGGCATCCGCTCACCCGGTACGTTCATACCGCTCGTGCTGGCCGCTGGCACGTGGAAATTTCATGGCGGCAAGGACTTCGTGTCGATCAAGCGCCAGCGTCAGGCCGTGGTGATCGACCTCGTGGACGAGGAGTTCTCCCGCCTGATTCTCACGAGTCAGCACGCCCCCGACCTGATCGCGTCGCTCCAACTCGACCCCCGGTAGTCGCGGGGCTCAGCTGAAGAGGGCGACGATAAAGAGGATGAAGCCCACGAGCGGCAGCGTGCCCTGGGTGAGTGCGGCGCGGGTGTAGCTCGGGCCGGACGTGCGCAGCACGATCGCGGCGAGAACCATGCAGGCCGTTGTGAACAGGATGAGGGTCACGCCGGGGATCCACAATCCGCCGAAGTACAGGCCAAGGCCGAACACGGCACCGAAGCCGAGAAACAGGTTGTAGAAGCCCTGGTTGTAGGCCATGGGCTTGATGACGTTGGCGTTGGCCTGATTCTTCACACCGAAGCGTTTCCAGACCTCAGGGCGTGCCCACCACAGGCTTTCCATGAAGAAGATATACCCGTGTAGCAGTGCGGCGAGGGCAACGAAGAGTCCAGCGATATAGGCCATGGCCCCAGCCTAAAGGGCTGGAGCCGTGGCCCCGGGGCGCTAGGTGACGTCGCGCTTCCAGCTGACGAAGTAGCCGACGACGGTGAAGGCGATGGCGTACGCGAGCAGCACGAGGCCGCCCTGCCACCAGTCGAGCATGACGACCGAACCGGTCGGGCTCATCATCGAGTAGAAACTCGAACCCACGAGGGCGTCGGATGCCGCGCCAGGCAGAAACTGGCCCACGGTCGCGGTCCAATCGATGAACGACGTGGCCAGCCGCAGCAGCGGCTCAACGAACTGTGTGAAGGCGAGCACGATCACGATGGCGGCCACCTGGCTGGGCACGAGTACGCCAAGTCCCACACCGACGATCGCCCACAGTGCCATCGCCAGCACGAGCCGCCCCACAAGTGCCCACGTGTCGGCCTCGCCGAGCTGGGTATCAACGCCGAACGCTGCCAGGGTGAGCGCCCCGGTGCCAACGGATGCGAGAACAGCGACAACTCCGTAGCCCACACCCATCACGAACAGTGCGATCGCCTTCGCGGCGAGCACGCTGCCCCGGCGGGGATTCGCAAGGAACGTGGGGGTGAGCGTCTGGTGGCGCACCTCGCTGGTCGTGGCGAGGGTGCCGATGAGAATGGGGAACACGTAGCCGACGGCAGCGCCGAGGCCGTAAACGAGCGTCGGCAGGGCTGTGAGGCCGGGCACGCCCATGCCGCTGGTGTTGGCCACATCAGCCGGGATGGCACCGCTGGAGATGCCGCCGAAAAGTGCCGCAAGCCCGACCGCCAGCATGGCGATGTAGCCGAAAAGCACGAGAAGAAGGATCCACCACATGCGCGTGGTGAGGATCTTGGCGAACTCGGCACTGACGCCGCGCAACAGTGTGCTCACAGCGATCGTTCCCCGCCCACGAGTGCGAGAAACGCCTCTTCGAGGCCGGCCTTCTGCCGATGCAGCACGCTCAGTTCCACGCCGGCGGTGAACGCGATATGGCCCACGTGCCCCGGGTCGGTCGCTGCGGCGAGCAGGCCGCTACGACCGGGCGCAAAAGTGATGCCCGCTGCAGTGAGGGCGGAGGCGAGCGCCTCGCGATCGGGGGAATCCACGACCACTTGCGGCGCGGTGTTCGTCTCAAGGCTCGACAGCGGGCCGAGGTGCACGAGCTCGCCGCGGGCGATGATCACCAGGTCGTCGACGCTCTGCTGCACCTCAGAAAGCAGGTGGGAGCTCACGAGAACCGTGCGCCCCTCGGCAGCCATGTGGCGCAGGAAACCGCGGATCCACTTGATGCCCTCTGGATCGAGGCCGTTGATCGGCTCGTCGAGTACGAGCACGCCCGGGTTGCCGAGCAGCGCGTAGGCGAGGCCGAGGCGCTGCCGCATGCCGAGCGAGTAACCGCCCACGCGCTGGGTGGCGTGCTCGCCGAGGCCCACGAGCGTGAGTACCTCCATGACCCGGGTGCGGGGGAGGCCCGTCGCGATCGCGTAGACGCGGAGGTGGTTGCGAGCTGTGCGTCCGGGGTGAAAGCTTGCCGCCTCCAGTGCGGCGCCCACGGTGCTCAGCGGATGCGGCAGGTCGCGATAGGGCACACCATTGAAGGTCGCGGTTCCGCTGTCCGGCGTGACGAGGCCGAGCAACATGCGCAGGCTCGTGGTCTTGCCCGAACCGTTGGGTCCGAGGAACCCGGTGACGCGACCCGGCTCAACTGTGAATGACAGGTTGCTGACCGCCCTGGCGGCGCCGAATGTTTTGGTGACATTGCTGAATGTGATGACTTCTCCGGTTGGCATGCTGGTCCCTCCGTCGGTGGCATCAGCCTATTACGCCTCTCGGTCTCCTGGTCTCTTTTGTGCGCCGATCAGGGGTTATGCCGGCAGAAGAAAGTCTTCGAGGCCCACGAGCAAACGCTCCACCTCGCCGGCGTTCGTGTACGGGGCGAGGCCGATGCGCAGACCGCCCTCGTCGCCCAGGCCGAGGTGACGGCTCGCTTCGAGCGCATAGAACGAACCAGCGGGCGCGAGAACCCTGCGCTCGGACAGAAACTGGGAGGCGTCGGCCGCAGAGTGCCCCGCGAAGGTGAGCAACAGCGTGGGTGTGCGGTCGGCGGCGAGAGAGCGGATGGTGACCCCCGGCAGGTCTGCGAGGCCGGATTCCAGCCGCGCGAGCAGGGTGGCCTCGTGCTGTTCGAGGGCCGCGAACGAATGCACGAGCTGCGCGCGGCGGGAGGCCGTGCCGGCCGCCGCGTCGCCGGGAACGAGGGCGGCGAGAAAGTCGATCGCTGCCGTGACCCCGGCCATCGTTTCGTATGGCAGCGTTCCGAACTCGAAACGCTCGGGTACGGCATCCGTCGACGCCAGAAGTTTGTCGGGGTGAATGGTGTCGAGGAGCGCGGGGTCGGCGGCGAGAACGCCGCAGTGGGGGCCGAGGAACTTGTAAGGGGAACACACGAAGAAATCCGCGCCGAGGGCGTGCACATCGACGCTCGTGTGCGCGGTGTAGTGCACGCCATCGACCCAGAGCAGCGCGCCCACCGCGTGCGCCAGGGCGGCGATCTCGGTGATCGGTGGACGGGTGCCGATGAGGTTGCTTGCGGCGGTCACGGCCACCAGCCGGGTGTTCGGGGTGATGGCCGCGGCGACCATCTCGGCGGACAGCTCACCGGTGGCCGGGTCAAAATCGACCCAGCGCACGGTGGCGCCGACGTGCTCGGCGGCCTGGATCCACGGGCGAATGTTGGCGTCGTGATCAAGTCGGGTCACCACGACCTCGTCGCCGGGACCCCAGTCCTTCGCCAGGTGGCGGGAGAAGTCGTAGGTCAGGGCTGTGGCGCTACGACCGTAGACGATGCCGAGCGGGTCGGCGCCGAGCAGGTCGGCGCAGGCCAGCCGGAAACCGGTGACGGCGTCATCGGCATTGCGTTCGGGCAGGCTGCGCGTGCCGCGGTTGGAGAGCGGCCGTGTGAGTGCGAGTGCGATCGCTGCCCCCACCTGGCGCGGAGTCTGCGTTCCGCCCGGCCCGTCGAAGTGGGCCAGGCCCTCGTTGAGGGAGGGGAAGTGGGAGCGAACAGCCAGTGCGTTGTAGGTCACCCCTGAATCCAATCACACGCGTGAGCGCCTCTGGTTACGCGTGCAGCGCGCAGGCAGGAGCGGCGACGGCAGCGCAGGCTTCGCAGACCACGAGTTGCTCGCGGCACGAAACGTCCCGGCAGTTGAGCATGTGGTGCGTCGGCTCGCCACACTCGCGGCAGTGTCCGAGAACAGCGGCGTGGTCGCTGAACTCGATCGACATGCGCTGGTCGAACACGTAGAGCGAGCCGTTCCACAGGCCGTCGTCGCCGAAGGCCTCGCCGTAGCGGGCGATTCCGCCCTCCAGCTGGTACACCTCGCCAAACCCGCGTGACTTCATCAGGCCGCTCAACACCTCACACCGGATGCCGCCCGTGCAGTAGGTCACGACCGGTTGGCCCTTGAGGTGGTCGTACTTGCCGCTGTCGAGCTCCGCCACGAACTCCCGGGTGTTTGCGACGTCCGGCACGACGGCATTGCGGAAGCGACCAATCTCGGCCTCGAACGCGTTGCGGCCGTCGAAGAAGACGACGTCGTCGCCGCGCTCCGCCACGAGCTCGTGCAGGGCGGCGGGGTCGAGCCTGGTTCCGCCGCCAACCACGCCGCCAGCATCCACTGTCAGCTCGCCGGGGGCGCCGAAGCTCACAATCTCATCGCGCGCCTTCACGACGAGCCGCGGAAAGTCGAGGCTGCGTCCGGACTCGTCGAGAGCGGTTCCCTCGCTCCATTTGAAGTCGATGAGCTTGAACGCGGGGTAGTCTCGCGTCTTGCGAATGTAGCGTTTGAGGGCGGGCAGGTCGCCGCCGAGGGTGCCGTTGAGGCCGTCTTTCGACACGATAATGCGGCCGCGCAGGCCGAGCGCCTCGCACAGGTCGCGCTGCCACAGGCGCACGGCGTCGGGGTCGGCGAGCGGAGTGAAGACGTAATAGAGAAGGATCTTCGGAATGGCCACCCTCTATTTTAGCTGCCGGTTACTGGCGGACGAGGAGGGCGACGTCGTAGGCTTCCCGCAACACTTGGAGGCCACATGACTTTTGACCCGCTCGCTCGATTCGGCGAGGTTGCGCAGTTCACGCTCACGAGCACCGATATGACGGATGGCGCGCCGCTGCAGGCCGCGCAATACGCAGCGGGCTCCGGCGGTGAGGACCGCTCGCCGGAACTCTCCTGGACCGGGTTCCCGTCGGGGACAAAAAGTTTCGCCGTGACGATGTACGACCCGGATGCCCCAACGGGCAGTGGTTTCTGGCATTGGGCGGTCTACAACCTGCCGGCATCTGTCATCTCACTCGCCGCCGGCGCGGGGGCCGAGGCGAGCCCGCTCCTGCCGCCCGAGGCGCGAACGCTGCCCAATGAGACCCGGCAGCGTTCGTTCCAGGGCGCCGGGCCGCCTCCGGGAACCGGCACGCATCGTTACCAGTTCATCGTGCACGCCCTCGATGTGGAATCGCTTCAACTCGATCCGGAGGCGACGCCCGCCGTGCTCGGATTCAACGCACACTTTCACACCCTGGGCCGGGCGGTGCTCGAGGCAACGGGCGTCGCGGGCGGCGCGGCCACCTAATAGGTGGCCGTTTGGCCGGGCCTCGGCCGAGCAGGGAACCGTTCGTCCCCCGACTTGGGGGTTAACAGGTTGTGTGGGGGCGCTTCCCAGCACCCCCACACGAACCCGAGTTATACTCACTCAGTGCGAAAGTCCCGTAATTCTCCCAAAGAAACCGGTCTCTCCCGGGTTCCGGTCTGGGTGTGGCGGGCTCTGATGCTGCGCCTTCCCGTGAACGATGCCACCCGGGTGAGGGCCAAATCCATCGCTACCGTGGAATACAACCTCGACATCGACTACGTCGGTGACGGGGTGCGCGACCACCGCCTCGATGTGCTCGTGCCGCGAGGCGCGCCGGAATCCCTGCCCGTGTACGTGTATTTTCACGGCGGGGGCTGGACCTCCGGTGACAAATCGTCGCTCACCAAATACTGCGCCAGCCAGGCCGAAGAGGGCATGATCGTCGTCAACGCGAACTACCGCATGGCCACGCGTTTTCAGCTCTCCCACATGATGAGCGACGGTAATGACGTGCTCGACTGGGTCGCGCGCAACATCAGCGAATTCGGCGGGGATCCCTCCCGTATCGTGCTCGGCGGTGACTCCGCGGGCGGCCACATCGCCGCGCTCCTCACCGCATCCGCCTTCGAGCCCGAACTCGCCGCCCACTACAACATCAGCCCCCGGGTCGACCGCAGCAACCTGCTCGGCCTGGTGCAGCACTGCAGCATCGCCGATTTCTCGGTCATGTTCGAGCGTGGCTTTGTGTTGAGCCTCAATTTTCTGCGGATACTGCTGCCCGCGCGGGGCCGCGGGCTTCACCTTCGCAGCGCCGCCCGGTTCATGTCGCCGATCGAGTGGCTCGACAGCGGGTTTCCGCCGGTGTTCATCACAACCTCCGAGCGGGACTATTTCTATCGCGCAAACCTCAATTTCATTGCGGCGCTGCGCAAGAGGTCGGTCCTTGTCGACACCCTGATCTACGCCAGGAACCGCGTGAACACGCGACACACGTGGCAACAGGAGTCCAGGCATCCGGAGTCGCAAGAGGTATATCGGCGGTTGGGCGACTTTGTGCGTCGCGTCGCCCCGCGCCCGGTCGTGCTCGCCTGACCCCTGGTGCCGAAGCCAACGCTCGCGGGGACAACCTGCGCGCTCGGCAGCACGCCCCACATCATGCAGCAGGCGGCAGCGAACGACGTCATCCGCCCCTTTCCGGGTATGTCGGCGCGCCGCCGCAGGCGGTTCCGCTGCCAGCCGAGTGGCCCGGTGCGCGGTTGCGTGCGCATCGACCGACGGTCTGTGCCGATAGCATCACAGCATGCATATGTTCTTCCGTACGCTCCTGCACTCCCTGCTATCGCGCTTCGGCCCGAGGATCGGCCACTACGACGTGGCCCGCACTCGTTTCGTGACATCGCCGACCGACCTCGACATCCTGCGGCACATGAACAACGGCGTCTACCTGTCGATCATGGACGTTGCCCGCTTCGACATGCTGCACCGCACGGGCGTGTGGAAGATTTTCGTGGAACGCGGTTGGTACCCCGTGGTCGTGTCGGAGACCATCAGCTTTCGCAAGTCACTCACCGTGGGAGAGCGTTTCACGGTTGAGTCGCGCATCCTCGGCTTTGATGCGAAGGCTGTTTATGTGGAGCAGCGATTCGTGCGCCCCGACGCCACGGGGGCGCCCGAGATCTACGCCCATGGGTTCATCCGTGGGCGTTTCCTGAAGCGAACCGGCGGGGTCGTCACGATTGACGAACTCCAGGACGCCGTGGGAATCGCCCCCTCAAACGTCACTGTGCCTGAGTGGCTGCTGGAGTGGAGCGACGACGTGGCCATGCCAGCCACGCGCGCTCCCGCCCCGAGCATCTGGCAGTAGGCGTCGGCAGAACCTAGCCCGCGCTCGCTCTGACGCTGCGCGTCGGAATGACGAGGTTCTTGTAGTACATGGCCAGCGCCGGGTAATAGGCGTCCCACTCGGGCAGCGGGCGCCCCGCGCGGTACGCAACGAGCCGGTCCAGGTAGTAGTCCCACCCCGGTCCCACGGTGGCGGCATCCGTCGCGTTACGCAGTCGCTGGCCGAACGTGACCGTGGTCATTCCGTTGCCTTCCACGAGGTGGAACAGGGCGCGCCAGGCGTCTTCGCCCTCACCAAAGTCGCCGAAGAAACGATGGGGCGCAGCGCACTCCAGTATCGTCACGTATTGCCAATTCGCCTCCGGCTCCGCCGACATGCGGAATTTGGCGGCACCCGTGGTGGGCGAACCCGTGTAGGTCCCAATCCATTTGGCCAACTCTGCCGGCCGGGTCATGCTTGCCCACACGTCTTCAATGGGGGCTTTGAACAGCCGATCGATCATGAGATACAGTCCGTCCTCGCGGTAGGCGAGGCGTCCGGTGGGCTTCCCTGTCATGGTTTCCTCCGTACTGAGTGAAA
Coding sequences within:
- a CDS encoding DUF1304 domain-containing protein — encoded protein: MAYIAGLFVALAALLHGYIFFMESLWWARPEVWKRFGVKNQANANVIKPMAYNQGFYNLFLGFGAVFGLGLYFGGLWIPGVTLILFTTACMVLAAIVLRTSGPSYTRAALTQGTLPLVGFILFIVALFS
- a CDS encoding ABC transporter permease, whose protein sequence is MSTLLRGVSAEFAKILTTRMWWILLLVLFGYIAMLAVGLAALFGGISSGAIPADVANTSGMGVPGLTALPTLVYGLGAAVGYVFPILIGTLATTSEVRHQTLTPTFLANPRRGSVLAAKAIALFVMGVGYGVVAVLASVGTGALTLAAFGVDTQLGEADTWALVGRLVLAMALWAIVGVGLGVLVPSQVAAIVIVLAFTQFVEPLLRLATSFIDWTATVGQFLPGAASDALVGSSFYSMMSPTGSVVMLDWWQGGLVLLAYAIAFTVVGYFVSWKRDVT
- a CDS encoding ABC transporter ATP-binding protein, whose product is MPTGEVITFSNVTKTFGAARAVSNLSFTVEPGRVTGFLGPNGSGKTTSLRMLLGLVTPDSGTATFNGVPYRDLPHPLSTVGAALEAASFHPGRTARNHLRVYAIATGLPRTRVMEVLTLVGLGEHATQRVGGYSLGMRQRLGLAYALLGNPGVLVLDEPINGLDPEGIKWIRGFLRHMAAEGRTVLVSSHLLSEVQQSVDDLVIIARGELVHLGPLSSLETNTAPQVVVDSPDREALASALTAAGITFAPGRSGLLAAATDPGHVGHIAFTAGVELSVLHRQKAGLEEAFLALVGGERSL
- a CDS encoding cysteine desulfurase-like protein, which encodes MTYNALAVRSHFPSLNEGLAHFDGPGGTQTPRQVGAAIALALTRPLSNRGTRSLPERNADDAVTGFRLACADLLGADPLGIVYGRSATALTYDFSRHLAKDWGPGDEVVVTRLDHDANIRPWIQAAEHVGATVRWVDFDPATGELSAEMVAAAITPNTRLVAVTAASNLIGTRPPITEIAALAHAVGALLWVDGVHYTAHTSVDVHALGADFFVCSPYKFLGPHCGVLAADPALLDTIHPDKLLASTDAVPERFEFGTLPYETMAGVTAAIDFLAALVPGDAAAGTASRRAQLVHSFAALEQHEATLLARLESGLADLPGVTIRSLAADRTPTLLLTFAGHSAADASQFLSERRVLAPAGSFYALEASRHLGLGDEGGLRIGLAPYTNAGEVERLLVGLEDFLLPA
- a CDS encoding rhodanese-related sulfurtransferase, producing the protein MAIPKILLYYVFTPLADPDAVRLWQRDLCEALGLRGRIIVSKDGLNGTLGGDLPALKRYIRKTRDYPAFKLIDFKWSEGTALDESGRSLDFPRLVVKARDEIVSFGAPGELTVDAGGVVGGGTRLDPAALHELVAERGDDVVFFDGRNAFEAEIGRFRNAVVPDVANTREFVAELDSGKYDHLKGQPVVTYCTGGIRCEVLSGLMKSRGFGEVYQLEGGIARYGEAFGDDGLWNGSLYVFDQRMSIEFSDHAAVLGHCRECGEPTHHMLNCRDVSCREQLVVCEACAAVAAPACALHA
- a CDS encoding YbhB/YbcL family Raf kinase inhibitor-like protein, with protein sequence MTFDPLARFGEVAQFTLTSTDMTDGAPLQAAQYAAGSGGEDRSPELSWTGFPSGTKSFAVTMYDPDAPTGSGFWHWAVYNLPASVISLAAGAGAEASPLLPPEARTLPNETRQRSFQGAGPPPGTGTHRYQFIVHALDVESLQLDPEATPAVLGFNAHFHTLGRAVLEATGVAGGAAT
- a CDS encoding alpha/beta hydrolase, with translation MRKSRNSPKETGLSRVPVWVWRALMLRLPVNDATRVRAKSIATVEYNLDIDYVGDGVRDHRLDVLVPRGAPESLPVYVYFHGGGWTSGDKSSLTKYCASQAEEGMIVVNANYRMATRFQLSHMMSDGNDVLDWVARNISEFGGDPSRIVLGGDSAGGHIAALLTASAFEPELAAHYNISPRVDRSNLLGLVQHCSIADFSVMFERGFVLSLNFLRILLPARGRGLHLRSAARFMSPIEWLDSGFPPVFITTSERDYFYRANLNFIAALRKRSVLVDTLIYARNRVNTRHTWQQESRHPESQEVYRRLGDFVRRVAPRPVVLA